The Neomonachus schauinslandi chromosome 4, ASM220157v2, whole genome shotgun sequence genome includes a region encoding these proteins:
- the TAS1R3 gene encoding LOW QUALITY PROTEIN: taste receptor type 1 member 3 (The sequence of the model RefSeq protein was modified relative to this genomic sequence to represent the inferred CDS: inserted 16 bases in 8 codons; deleted 2 bases in 1 codon; substituted 1 base at 1 genomic stop codon) → MPGLTLPGLVTLSGLGAGTPSCLSQQLRMQGDYVLGRLFPLGAAEDAGLGDRTQPGASVCTRFLSLGLLWALAMKMAVEEINNGSALXAGLHLGYDPFGTCSEPVVAMKPSLMFMARAGSCDVAAHCNYTQYQARVLAVTGPHSSELALVPGMFFSFFLMPQVSYGASIDRLSNREIFPSFFRTVPSDRVQVVVTVELLQELGWNWVAAVAVTSTXPQGLSLFSSLANARGICIAHESLVLLPHAGSLRLGTVQDLLHQVDQSSVQVVVLFSSTHAARTLFSYSIHCKLSPKVWVASEAWLTSDLVMTLPGMAEVGTVLGFLQQGALMPEFPSYVWTCLALAADPAFCASLDAEQPGXEHVVGPRCPQCDHITLENISAGLLHPQTFAAYAAVYAVAQALHNTLLCAALAAPPLAPAHPXQLLENMYNTSFHTRGLELRFDTSGNVNMDYDLKLWVWQDPTPKLHTVGAFDGRLELWQSQLPWHTPGDQAPVSQCSQQCXVKGFHSCCYDRVDCRAGSYQRSPDDLLCTQRDQDQWSPDRSTRCFPRRPTILAWGEPAVLVLLILLGLALGLARAALGLFIWYWDSPLVQASGGPRACFGLACLGPVCLSILLFPGQXCLSQQPLLHLPLAGCLSTLFLQAAQIFVGSELPPSWAEQLRGCLQGPRAWLAVLLALLAEAALCTWYLAVFPPEVVTDWWVLPTRXAGACRVRSWISFGLAHANATLALLCFLGTFLVQSRPDHYNGARGLIFAILAYFVTWISFVPLXANVHVQMGAILLCALGILATFHLPKCYLLLRRLELNXPEFFLGDDARGQGSSVPGERRLGAKTSDP, encoded by the exons ATGCCAGGCCTGACTCTCCCGGGCCTCGTGACTCTCTCGGGCCTCGGAGCAGGCACCC CCAGCTGCTTATCCCAGCAGCTCAGGATGCAAGGGGACTATGTGCTGGGCAGGCTCTTCCCCCTGGGCGCAGCCGAGGATGCAGGTCTCGGCGACAGGACTCAACCTGGTGCCTCTGTGTGCACCAG GTTCTTGTCCCTTGGCCTGCTCTGGGCGCTGGCCATGAAGATGGCTGTGGAGGAGATCAACAATGGGTCTGCCCT TGCCGGGCTGCACCTGGGCTACGACCCCTTTGGCACGTGTTCAGAGCCCGTGGTGGCCATGAAGCCCAGCCTCATGTTCATGGCCAGAGCGGGCAGCTGCGACGTTGCTGCCCACTGCAATTACACGCAGTACCAGGCCCGTGTGCTGGCTGTCACCGGACCCCACTCATCCGAGCTCGCCCTCGTCCCCGGCATGTTCTTCAGCTTCTTCCTCATGCCGCAG GTCAGCTACGGTGCCAGCATTGACCGGCTGAGCAACCGGGAGATCTTCCCGTCCTTCTTCCGCACGGTGCCCAGCGACCGCGTGCAGGTGGTGGTGACGGTGGAGCTGCTGCAGGAGCTCGGCTGGAACTGGGTGGCCGCCGTGGCGGTGACGAGTAC GCCTCAGGGCCTGAGCCTCTTCTCCAGCCTGGCCAACGCCAGGGGCATCTGCATTGCGCACGAGAGCCTGGTGCTGCTGCCGCACGCGGGCAGCCTGCGGCTGGGCACCGTCCAGGACCTGCTGCACCAGGTGGACCAGAGCAGTGTGCAGGTGGTGGTGCTGTTCTCCTCCACCCATGCCGCCCGCACCCTCTTCAGCTACAGCATCCACTGCAAGCTCTCGCCCAAGGTGTGGGTGGCCAGTGAGGCCTGGCTGACCTCGGACCTGGTCATGACACTGCCCGGCATGGCTGAGGTGGGCACCGTGCTCGGCTTCCTACAGCAGGGCGCCCTGATGCCCGAGTTCCCATCCTACGTGTGGACCTGCCTGGCCCTGGCTGCCGACCCCGCCTTCTGCGCCTCCCTGGATGCTGAACAGCCTGG GGAGCACGTGGTGGGGCCACGCTGCCCCCAGTGTGACCACATCACGCTGGAGAACATATCTGCGGGGCTGCTGCACCCCCAGACCTTCGCTGCCTACGCGGCCGTGTACGCCGTGGCCCAGGCCCTCCACAACACACTGCTCTGTGCAGCCCTGGCAG CGCCCCCACTGGCTCCAGCCCACCC CCAGCTCCTGGAGAACATGTACAACACCAGCTTCCACACTCGCGGCCTGGAGCTGCGGTTCGATACCAGCGGGAACGTGAAC ATGGACTATGACCTGAAACTGTGGGTGTGGCAGGACCCGACGCCCAAGCTGCACACTGTAGGAGCCTTCGATGGCCGCCTGGAGCTCTGGCAGTCCCAGCTGCCCTGGCACACGCCTGGGGACCAG GCACCCGTATCCCAGTGCTCTCAGCAGTGCTGAGTGAAGGGCTTCCACTCCTGCTGTTACGACCGCGTGGACTGCAGGGCCGGCAGCTACCAGCGCAGCCCAG ATGACCTCCTCTGCACCCAGCGTGACCAGGACCAGTGGTCCCCAGACCGGAGCACACGCTGCTTCCCCCGCAGGCCCACGATCCTGGCGTGGGGGGAGCCAGCTGTGCTGGTACTGCTTATACTGCTGGGCCTGGCGCTGGGCCTGGCGCGGGCAGCCCTGGGGCTCTTCATCTGGTACTGGGACAGCCCGCTGGTTCAGGCCTCAGGCGGGCCACGGGCCTGCTTTGGCCTGGCCTGCCTGGGCCCCGTCTGCCTCAGCATCCTCCTGTTCCCCGGCCA CTGCCTGTCCCAGCAGCCCCTGCTCCACCTTCCCCTCGCTGGCTGCCTGAGCACACTCTTCCTGCAGGCGGCCCAGATATTTGTGGGTTCGGAGCTGCCACCCAGCTGGGCAGAGCAGCTGCGTGGCTGCCTGCAGGGGCCCCGGGCCTGGCTGGCGGTGCTGCTCGCTCTGCTGGCGGAAGCGGCGCTGTGTACCTGGTACCTGGCGGTCTTCCCGCCGGAGGTGGTGACGGACTGGTGGGTGCTGCCCACAAG CGCTGGTGCATGCCGCGTGCGCTCCTGGATCAGCTTCGGCCTGGCGCATGCCAATGCCACGCTGGCCCTCCTCTGCTTCCTGGGCACTTTCTTGGTGCAGAGCCGGCCAGACCACTACAACGGCGCCCGCGGCCTCATTTTTGCCATACTGGCCTACTTCGTCACCTGGATCTCCTTTGTGCCCCT TGCCAATGTGCACGTGCAGATGGGCGCCATCCTCCTCTGCGCCCTGGGCATCCTGGCCACCTTCCACCTGCCCAAGTGCTACCTGCTGTTGCGGCGGCTGGAGCTCAA ACCCGAGTTCTTCCTGGGAGATGATGCTAGAGGGCAGGGCAGCAGTGTACCGGGGGAAAGGAGACTCGGGGCAAAAACAAGTGACCCCTGA